The sequence AAAGCCTAGCTCTGACTGACGAGCAAATGGTGTTGCTGGCTGAGTTCCAACGCGAACACAAGCCCTGAAGCAACAGAACTATGAAAGGAATGTTGTGCCGCGTGCCAACTTCCTGATATATCAGTTTACCTAGGGTAAGAGACTTATTATGAGCAATATTATCAAGCAAATCGAACAAGAGCAGATGAAGCAAGACGTGCCTGCATTCCGTCCGGGTGATTCCGTGGAAGTGAAGGTATGGGTTGTTGAAGGTTCTAAAAAGCGTCTGCAGGCATTCGAGGGCGTGGTTATCGCTATTCGTAACCGCGGTCTGCATTCTGCGTTCACCGTTCGTAAAATTTCCAACGGCGAAGGTGTTGAGCGTGTATTCCAAACTCACTCCCCAGTAATCGACAGCATTACTGTTAAACGTCGTGGTGCCGTTCGTCAAGCGAAACTGTACTATCTGCGTGAGCGTACTGGTAAGTCTGCTCGTATCAAAGAGCGTCTTAACCGTACTAACTAAGATAAGCTCAGGCTTCATCCAAAAGTTAATAGTTATGAAGGGGTTAGCCATGTGCTAACCCCTTTTTTTATGTTAATAGAAACATAATAGCGGTATAGATCGCAGCACCGAAGGAAATAGAAAGGGTAGTCGAGGGAATTAGCGTGGCATCACACCACGCTATAGATACTTACAAACCGTAAACCAGAGTCACTGATGTTGTGGTGTCAGTGTTTTTTGGTGCGCTGGCCGGTGGCTTGGTGTTATAGGTCGCCACATAGGCTAAACGCAATGCGAAGCTTTTATTGATAGCGACGCTCAATGCTGTTTCTGAGTTCAATGTGGTTTCTTCGTTTGCCAGTGCTGAAACACCTTCACTGAAAACGGTATTGTCGGTCAGTTGGTAAGTATAGTTACCACCTGCATAGGCCAATGCTTTTGTCGCACGGCCACCTTCATAAAACTCATCATGGCGAACACCGGGACCAAATTCCACCCGCAGATTGTGCAATGGTGTGGTCATAATCTGGCGACCATAACCGGTGGTCAAAACAGACCGGGAATCAAAACCATTATAACGGTCATTCAACCAACTGGCTTGCCCAAACAGATAGTTTCTATCTGTCAGATTATAGCGAGTACGGCCACCTAGCTGGTAACGCTCAGAAGAGCGCTGCTCGTTAGCGCTGGTATTCCGAGCCGCTCCCCACAAGCTATACGCAGTGTTAGGCTGGAACCAAGTTAGCGTTGAGTTAGCGGTCAATGTTGAATTGGTCGTATTGCCTGATTGTGCGGTATAACCTGCCTCTACGGTACCATCGAAGCTCTTTTTGGCTGTGGCTGGATCGTCTAAGGCTGTAAAAACAGTCGCGTCAGCAAGCGCTGAGGTGCTGATTAGGGATAAAGCGAGTGTGCTGATATAAAACGGCAACGCCCTGGTATGACGCAAAGAAAACATAATAGGTCCATGGTGAAAAGGGTGATTTTTGTGATGCGGCACGCATTGTAGCAGTTGTGATCCCACTTGCTCATAAGATATTTCAGATTGAATAATTAATTATAATAAGAGGTTTTTTTTGATGAGTTCATTCTTAAAAGGTCATAAATAGAAAAGAATATGTATTTGAATTCTGGCGAAAGGAAGAAATTAAAAGGGCCAGAAGAGTTCTGGCCCTCGGTATGGGTCTTACTCAATTTATTACATAAAAGTCGTTACGAGCAGGTAACCGGTGATGCACGAACAGATAACACCGATAAGTCCTGGAATGATAAAACTATGATTAATAATAAATTTACCAATCTTGGTGGTGCCAGAGCGGTCAAAACCGATGCAAGCAAGATCACTTGGGTAGGTCGGCAGAACAAAGTAGCCGTAAGCTGCTGGGAAGAATGCAATCAGCATTTTCGGATCAACGCCCAACTGTAATCCCATTGGGGCGATTGCGGTCAGCGCTGCTGCCTGGCTATTGACCAGTTTTGATACTAAGAACAGAACAATGGCATAGGTCCAGGGATGGCCTTTTACCACATCTTCCAATACGAGTTTCAAATCACCCATGTGGGCTTGGAAGAAGGTATCACTCATCCAGGCAACACCGAATACTGAGAAGATGGCAACCATGCCAGCTTTGAATACCGCACCGTTAGAGATATCGCTGGGTTTAACTTTACAACCAATAAGAATGACTGCACCGGCAATCAGCATCATCATCTGAATAACCAGGTTCATTGATAATGACTGCATTTTCCCTTTAACTTCGAAAGCGGGGCGCAGGTCGGCAAATGCACCCAGTAATACCACCAGTGCGATAGCAGCGAAAAATATCCAAGTTGACCAATAAGCTTGTTTCGGG comes from Yersinia canariae and encodes:
- the rplS gene encoding 50S ribosomal protein L19; its protein translation is MSNIIKQIEQEQMKQDVPAFRPGDSVEVKVWVVEGSKKRLQAFEGVVIAIRNRGLHSAFTVRKISNGEGVERVFQTHSPVIDSITVKRRGAVRQAKLYYLRERTGKSARIKERLNRTN
- a CDS encoding DUF481 domain-containing protein yields the protein MFSLRHTRALPFYISTLALSLISTSALADATVFTALDDPATAKKSFDGTVEAGYTAQSGNTTNSTLTANSTLTWFQPNTAYSLWGAARNTSANEQRSSERYQLGGRTRYNLTDRNYLFGQASWLNDRYNGFDSRSVLTTGYGRQIMTTPLHNLRVEFGPGVRHDEFYEGGRATKALAYAGGNYTYQLTDNTVFSEGVSALANEETTLNSETALSVAINKSFALRLAYVATYNTKPPASAPKNTDTTTSVTLVYGL